TTCTATCCTCTGAGCCCGGGCAATGAACTTCCCGTCAGAATTGTGTCCCAGCTGACCATATTCAGGGCACCCAAAGGAGTACAGGTTTCCTTTGCAGTCCATTATCATGCTGAACTCAGCCCCACAAGCCATTTTGGTAATTGGCTGGCCATTGTACATTATCTGCGCAGGGCTGGGGATAGCGTCGGTCTGATTGCCAAGGCCAAGCTGCCCCATCTTGTTCTCTCCAAATGCAAACACCGAGCCAGTTTCTGTCAAAGCCAGAGTGTGGTTCCTCCCACATGCGGCGGACACAATCACTTCCTTGCTGAGGACTTCAATGAGTTTGGGGGCTTCCACTCTCTTGGTATCTCCATGTCCAAGTTGCCCCTTCTCATTTCGACCCCAGCTCCAGAGTTTTCCTTCTGTGGTGATGAGGAGACTGTGAGCAGCACAGGGGCCCGAGACCACCGTCCGTACCTGGACCCCAGAGAGGCAGCCATATCTGTGTGGCCCCCACAAGTTCTGCCCCAGATTGCGGTAAGCAGCTTGCTGTTTAGGCACTTCCTTCCGACCAATGAGGTCCCAGTTGGTCGCCCCAAAAATCAAAAGCTGTCCTCTGCACTTAGAGCCTTCAAGTTTTATCCGCTCCTTGGTGTGCTCGGGCTCCGTGATGACGACGGCCTGTCCCGCCCCCGCCTTGCCCGGCGGCGCCGGCTTGGCCGCCCGCTTGGCCCCGGGGCCGAGGCTGCCGCCGTCCAGCTCGGGCAGGCCGTCCTCGTCcccgctgctgccgccgccgctggAGCTCCCGCGGTCGGGCCGCTCCCGCTTCCTGCCCGCGGCCGCGCCGCCCCGCGCCTTCCTCGGGGGGCCGCCCCGGGCccccgccgctgccgccgccgtcCCGTTGCCCGAGCTCTGCTGCTCCCAGGCCGCGGCGGCG
The DNA window shown above is from Sminthopsis crassicaudata isolate SCR6 chromosome 2, ASM4859323v1, whole genome shotgun sequence and carries:
- the LOC141556692 gene encoding protein RCC2-like; translation: MPRKKLGAGLGAGAKTAAAAAWEQQSSGNGTAAAAAGARGGPPRKARGGAAAGRKRERPDRGSSSGGGSSGDEDGLPELDGGSLGPGAKRAAKPAPPGKAGAGQAVVITEPEHTKERIKLEGSKCRGQLLIFGATNWDLIGRKEVPKQQAAYRNLGQNLWGPHRYGCLSGVQVRTVVSGPCAAHSLLITTEGKLWSWGRNEKGQLGHGDTKRVEAPKLIEVLSKEVIVSAACGRNHTLALTETGSVFAFGENKMGQLGLGNQTDAIPSPAQIMYNGQPITKMACGAEFSMIMDCKGNLYSFGCPEYGQLGHNSDGKFIARAQRIEYDCELVPRRVAIFIEKTKDGQILPVPNVVVRDVACGTNHTLVLDSQKRVFSWGFGGYGRLGHAEQKDEMVPRLVKLFDFPGRGAAQIYAGYTCSFAVSEVGGLFFWGATNTSRESTMYPKAVQDLCGWKIRSLACGKSSIIVAADESTISWGPSPTFGELGYGDHKPKSSTAAQEVKTLDGIYTEQVAMGYSHSLVIARDESETEKEKLKKLPEYNPRTLS